The Naumovozyma dairenensis CBS 421 chromosome 1, complete genome genomic interval TCCCCATTTTCTCTTCCGTTTTTGAAGATTACTTCAATTTGATCCCATGAACAATATTCAGTTAATCGATTCCACACGTCTTCCTCAACAATCTTGGGATAATTCTGAACTAATTGACGATTCTTATAGTCTCTCACAACATTATCATActtaatttcatcttcttccacGTGGATTCGGTAAAGTTCATCGTCCGCATCGTATCGCACATAATATCTATGATTCATCCCAtttgtatcattattattaagcCAATAACCGTACCGCATACCATCTTCTTGTTGGAAATGAAGTGTATGGAGACAGCCTCTCGGTATATCAACGATACCTTTAAATGGAGTATCTTTCTTGATCTCAAATGAATAATGATCTAATCCAATAGTCACATCAACAGGTATGgaaacaaatataatattcatgATGAGCTATGCTGCATCCACCTCGTACTTGGTATGTTATACACAATCTATCGTAGCGTACATCTATATTGAGCGATGAGCTCTCTCATAACGTACGTAAATGCTAAATCATATACCAGAAAATCTTGATTCAAGCCCTaactgaaaaaatatatcatatcGCGGGCGCCCATCGTCTGTCCGTATGCGTGAAAATTTACATTCTGGAACTTTTTCAATGTatttaagaaaacaatTTGTCAGTTTTCCTTTAGTATCTACCCAaacatatttttgtttttcaatggGTTATATCTCAATCTCAAAGATtcaaataacaaaaaacCAATGGAAGGAAAGATAGAAAACATAATAAGCAATGGAATTTTCATGTTCAcgatttgaaaaatgctTGTCCAATTGGTGAGTTCACCATTCATAATCATTCGAAATTTCGTCCAATAAGTCAGTCCCatttatttgattattgtttttctatttttattatgatgaaacaaattttACAGACCTGTACTGAACTAAATTTTTAAGAATTTAGTGTTGCAGATAAACACTTTGCCTTTTAGCTGATCTTCCTTCGTTCCTTCCTTTTATcgtatttttctttatatatatattcgTTCGTATATGTAAACTGCTTGTACGTAGCTTGGCCTTGCTCTATTGCCAAATTGCTCCTCAACAAACCATACTCTATAGGTAGTATTAGCAaacttgaaaaatatttcgaTGCAATCGGGCTCGAAAAAAATAGGAATTTAAAGTAATACTACTCTTTTCTATGTTACTTTTCCGATTTTCTCAAGATTAACAGCAACAGTAAGATTTCATAATCTACGTGTTAGCATTAGATAGATAGCTGTATTGTCcatattttctaaaaaatattttttagcTTCAAAAAGTGAAGTGCataaaaatgtaaatattgatcttgaatttattgtatttttattgattgtttgtttgtttttttattaatacTTTAGATAAAAGGgatttatttaaatgtATAGAAAATTGTACATGAGAATAGAATTTATGATGGTAATATTAATTTCGCTTATTTCTTAGCAGTCAATCTTCTTAAGTAGAAAGCTAATTCTTCACCTTCCAAGATGTAACCGTCACATCTACCAGATTGACCTGGTCTAGAAGAAATACAAGCGTATAATCTACCAGCACTGAATTGATGTTCAACAGATGGTTCAATCTTAGCAGAAGCAGCTCTAGCAGCCCATTTCTTTTCAGAATTCTTGGTCTTgacaatttcttcttcagtacCCTTACCAGCCTTCTTCTTACCTAAAGTTTGACCGTAATGACCTTCATACCATTGTCTGAATGGAGTAGCATCGATTTGAACAATAGCAGCTTTAGTTAAAGTGTTAGTTCTAACCAATTCATTGTTAGATGGATGGTAAACGACACCAGCAATTCTAGTCTTCTTAGCAATACCTTCAGAAGCCCATGAGAAATTACCAGTTTCAATTCTTAAAGCTCTGAATTTCTTGTTACCACCTCTGGTTCTAACAGTATGGATTCTCTTACCACCAATTTTAGTGTTGGCTGGTTGACGACCTAATTCAAactttctcttctttctgAATTGAGCACGTTTAGCACCAGTGGCTGATCTTTTGTGACGAGAATCACGAGAAATACCCATTTTGCAATAAAACTATTtgtaatttgaattttttttcaaaattttaattgttAGTAAACttaattcattgaataaaataGTGGTTAATTTTTAAGGATCTATTAATATCGTTTTGTATTCTATCATgatttcatcaataaacTCGCCGTTGAAAGTATGAAGCTTTTCTGAATTTTGTATACGTGAgagttttattttcatataagaaaacagtacagaaaaaaattgttgttattttatGTTTTAATCTCTATGAATGGATTATGCTTTTTCACTCCTGTTCCTAATAGTGATATCCTCATGTAATGTTTCATTATGATTGAATAAATGTTGGTATTTCTTTCCCTCTTTTTTCATGACCTCGGAATTTTAAGCATATAAATAGACCTTTCATCCTTGAATAAAGTTCTCTGACATACGTTTTATCTTGGTGTGATTTGACGGTTTCCTTTATGGATTAAATATAAGTACCTAATTTAAGTATActatatcttttaaaataCACATCTATTACTTTACTACTATCATCAAGGGACCTCTACAGGTGGGAACTACGATGAGGGCTTTGTAGAAGATAGGAAAGGTCTGTCTTACTGTCTGTCCGTCTGTCCGTCTGTCTAACTCTTTGGGAGCAGCCTGACACAATCACCCCAAGAGAGGCTACACCCGCCAGCCCTTGGTAGGAACAATAAATTGATGTGACCTGGGGCCCGCTGGGCTGGACAGGAGAGGAAGGCGCGTgacaagaaaagaaatcgtgcatatgaatattttcaGAATATGACAGAAGAAATAATCCCTGAGATATGTCTGGATGTTCAGTCCAACCCAGTATGTCTGGGTTTATTCCGTCTCGTAAAAAATTTGGGTGTCTGGAGGgggaaataaaaaaaaaaaaaagtaattAGTAATTAAGTTGGAAGACTAAAGAAAAGCATCGTTTCATTTGATGAGGATAGCAAccacatatatatatatattagtCGTAAAAGAAGGAGTTAGCTAAAGAAATATCCTAATACTAATACTATTACCGATTATTGTTCCAAGTTTTTGATTGTTTGTTAAGAAGTCCcaacaaaaagaatataataaaataatacctCCCATACCAAGATGTCTACatatgatgaaattgaaattgaagatatgaCCTTCCATCCTGAATTGGAATTATTCACATACCCATGCCCATGTGGAGATAGATTTGAAATACTTCTTGCAGATATGCTAGATGGTGAAAATATTGCAGTTTGTCCAAGTTGTTCCTTGATGATTGATGTTATCTTTGAACCTGAGGATTTAGAAGAATTTACTGCAATGGCTGGAACTGACTCTATGCAAGTCGGTATTACAGCTTAAGAATCTTGAGtgaataaaaatgaagaacaCGGGAAAGGAAGGACATCGAGGTGGAACCTTGAATGGCTA includes:
- the RPS8B gene encoding 40S ribosomal protein eS8 (similar to Saccharomyces cerevisiae RPS8A (YBL072C) and RPS8B (YER102W); ancestral locus Anc_7.395), encoding MGISRDSRHKRSATGAKRAQFRKKRKFELGRQPANTKIGGKRIHTVRTRGGNKKFRALRIETGNFSWASEGIAKKTRIAGVVYHPSNNELVRTNTLTKAAIVQIDATPFRQWYEGHYGQTLGKKKAGKGTEEEIVKTKNSEKKWAARAASAKIEPSVEHQFSAGRLYACISSRPGQSGRCDGYILEGEELAFYLRRLTAKK
- the KTI11 gene encoding Kti11p (similar to Saccharomyces cerevisiae KTI11 (YBL071W-A); ancestral locus Anc_7.394), which codes for MSTYDEIEIEDMTFHPELELFTYPCPCGDRFEILLADMLDGENIAVCPSCSLMIDVIFEPEDLEEFTAMAGTDSMQVGITA